One window of Streptococcus troglodytae genomic DNA carries:
- a CDS encoding PTS fructose transporter subunit IIABC: MKIQDLLNKDVMLLDLQATTKEAAIDEMVSKLVEQGIVTDFDTFKAGIMNREAQTSTGLGDGIAMPHSKNKAVKEATVLFAKSNKGVDYEALDGAPVDLFFMIAAPDGANDTHLAALAELSQYLLKDGFADKLRQVTSPDDVINLFNATEEEKKEATPVSPVADSHDFLVAVTACTTGIAHTYMAEEALKKQAAEMGVGIKVETNGASGVGNKLTADDIKRAKGVIIAADKAVEMDRFNGKPLISRPVAEGIKKPEELINIILDGKAEAYVADNSDLSSEASATEKTGLGSAFYKHLMSGVSQMLPFVIGGGIMIALSFLIDQFMGVPKSSLSHLGNYHEIAAIFNQVGNAAFGFMIPVFAAYIAYSIAEKPGLVAGFVAGSMATTGLAFNKVAFFEFGEKASQASLTGIPSGFLGALAGGFLAGGVILVLKKALAFVPRSLEGIKSILLYPLLGVLVTGFLMLFVNIPMAAINTALYNFLGNLSGGSAVLLGLIVGGMMAIDMGGPFNKAAYVFGTSTLTAAALTKGGSVVMASVMAGGMVPPLAVFVATLLFKNKFTQEEHDAGLTNIVMGLSFITEGAIPFGAGDPARAIPSFIVGSAVTGALVGLSGIKLMAPHGGIFVIALTSNPLLYLLYIAVGAVIAGILFGSLRKVR; this comes from the coding sequence ATGAAAATTCAGGACTTACTGAACAAGGATGTCATGTTGCTTGACTTGCAAGCAACAACTAAAGAAGCTGCTATTGATGAGATGGTTTCTAAGTTAGTCGAACAAGGTATCGTTACTGATTTTGATACTTTTAAGGCTGGGATCATGAATCGTGAAGCTCAAACGTCAACTGGTCTTGGGGATGGTATTGCTATGCCTCACAGTAAGAATAAGGCTGTAAAGGAAGCAACGGTTCTTTTTGCCAAATCAAATAAAGGTGTTGATTACGAAGCTCTTGATGGTGCACCTGTTGATCTTTTCTTTATGATTGCGGCTCCTGATGGTGCTAATGACACACATTTAGCAGCTTTGGCTGAATTATCACAATACCTTTTAAAAGATGGTTTTGCTGATAAGCTGCGTCAGGTAACTAGTCCTGATGATGTTATCAATCTTTTTAATGCAACAGAAGAAGAAAAGAAAGAAGCGACACCTGTCTCTCCAGTAGCTGATAGTCACGATTTTCTTGTTGCTGTTACAGCCTGTACAACTGGGATTGCCCACACTTATATGGCAGAAGAAGCGCTTAAGAAGCAAGCCGCTGAAATGGGAGTTGGCATCAAGGTTGAAACCAACGGTGCTTCAGGTGTTGGCAATAAATTGACCGCTGATGATATTAAGCGTGCTAAAGGTGTTATCATCGCTGCTGACAAGGCAGTTGAAATGGATCGTTTTAATGGTAAGCCATTGATTTCGCGTCCAGTCGCTGAGGGAATTAAAAAACCTGAAGAATTAATTAATATCATTCTTGATGGTAAAGCTGAAGCCTATGTTGCTGACAACTCTGATCTTAGCAGTGAAGCATCAGCAACTGAAAAGACTGGTCTTGGAAGTGCTTTTTATAAGCATCTGATGAGCGGGGTTTCGCAAATGCTGCCTTTTGTTATTGGCGGCGGTATCATGATTGCTTTGTCATTCCTGATTGACCAATTTATGGGGGTTCCTAAGTCTTCTCTTAGTCATTTGGGGAATTACCATGAAATTGCAGCTATTTTCAATCAAGTCGGTAATGCTGCTTTTGGCTTTATGATTCCAGTCTTTGCTGCTTATATTGCTTATTCAATTGCTGAAAAGCCAGGGTTGGTAGCTGGTTTTGTAGCTGGCAGTATGGCAACAACAGGTCTCGCTTTCAATAAGGTTGCTTTCTTTGAATTTGGTGAAAAGGCTAGTCAAGCTAGTTTAACTGGTATACCTTCTGGCTTCCTTGGTGCTCTTGCAGGTGGTTTCCTTGCAGGCGGTGTCATTCTTGTCCTCAAGAAAGCCCTTGCCTTTGTACCTCGTTCTCTTGAGGGTATAAAATCCATCCTTCTCTATCCTTTGCTGGGTGTTTTGGTAACTGGCTTCCTCATGCTTTTTGTCAATATCCCAATGGCAGCTATCAATACAGCCTTGTATAATTTCCTTGGCAACTTATCTGGTGGTTCAGCAGTTCTCTTAGGACTTATTGTTGGTGGTATGATGGCGATTGATATGGGGGGACCTTTTAATAAAGCAGCCTATGTTTTTGGAACAAGTACTTTAACCGCAGCAGCTCTTACTAAGGGTGGTTCAGTTGTCATGGCCAGTGTCATGGCTGGTGGTATGGTACCGCCGCTTGCAGTTTTTGTTGCGACCCTTCTTTTTAAAAATAAATTCACTCAAGAAGAACATGATGCTGGTTTAACAAACATTGTTATGGGGCTTTCTTTCATCACTGAAGGTGCCATTCCATTTGGTGCAGGAGACCCAGCGCGTGCCATTCCAAGTTTCATTGTTGGTTCAGCAGTTACGGGTGCCTTAGTTGGTTTAAGCGGTATTAAGCTAATGGCACCTCACGGAGGTATCTTCGTTATTGCTTTGACAAGCAATCCTTTGCTTTACCTACTTTATATTGCTGTTGGAGCGGTGATTGCTGGTATTCTTTTTGGAAGTCTTCGTAAAGTAAGATAA
- a CDS encoding NAD(P)/FAD-dependent oxidoreductase produces the protein MEEEKLTSEKEVYDITVIGGGPVGLFTAFYAGLRGISVKVIESLSELGGQPAILYPEKVLYDIPAFPAITGADLVDNLIKQLERFRDKTTICLKEEVKTFEKENAIFTITTNKGNHFSKAIIIACGNGAFAPRRLGLDDEERYADHNLFYNVHKLDQFAGKKVVICGGGDSAVDWANALDKIAESVTLVHRRDAFRAHEHSVEVLKASHVNIMTPYVPLELKGEGDEATSLVIQKVKSEETKELSLDSLIVSFGFSTSNKNLKNWNIDYKRSSINVSPLFETSQTGVFAIGDAAEYEGKIDLIATGFGEAPTAVNQAIKYIYPERDNRVVHSTSLIK, from the coding sequence ATGGAGGAAGAAAAATTGACATCTGAAAAAGAGGTTTATGATATAACCGTTATCGGTGGCGGACCAGTTGGTCTTTTTACAGCTTTTTATGCTGGTTTGCGTGGTATTTCTGTAAAAGTGATTGAAAGTTTATCTGAGCTTGGTGGCCAACCAGCCATTTTATATCCAGAAAAGGTGCTTTATGATATTCCAGCCTTTCCCGCTATTACTGGGGCAGATTTGGTAGATAATCTGATTAAACAATTAGAGCGTTTTAGAGACAAAACAACTATTTGTTTAAAAGAAGAAGTTAAAACATTTGAAAAAGAGAATGCTATTTTTACAATTACAACAAATAAAGGGAATCATTTTTCGAAAGCCATTATTATTGCTTGTGGAAATGGTGCCTTTGCGCCGCGTCGATTGGGCTTGGATGATGAGGAACGTTATGCAGACCATAATCTCTTTTACAATGTTCACAAACTAGACCAATTTGCTGGTAAAAAGGTTGTTATTTGTGGTGGCGGCGACTCTGCTGTTGACTGGGCTAATGCTCTGGATAAGATTGCTGAAAGTGTCACATTGGTACACCGTCGTGATGCCTTTCGCGCTCATGAACATAGTGTAGAAGTTTTGAAAGCTTCTCATGTTAATATCATGACACCTTATGTTCCGCTTGAATTAAAAGGAGAAGGTGACGAAGCAACCAGTCTTGTGATTCAAAAGGTCAAGTCAGAAGAAACCAAAGAGTTGTCACTTGATTCGCTTATTGTTAGTTTTGGATTTTCAACCTCCAACAAAAACCTCAAAAATTGGAATATTGATTATAAGCGTTCAAGCATTAATGTATCTCCTCTTTTTGAAACCAGTCAGACAGGTGTTTTTGCTATTGGAGATGCTGCAGAATATGAAGGCAAAATTGATTTGATTGCAACAGGATTTGGAGAGGCACCAACAGCAGTTAACCAAGCCATCAAATACATTTATCCTGAGCGTGATAATCGTGTCGTTCATTCTACATCATTGATAAAGTAA
- the pfkB gene encoding 1-phosphofructokinase codes for MIYTVTLNPSIDFIVRIDTVKIGSVNRMDSDDKFVGGKGINVSRILKRLGQDNTATGFIGGFTGRFVEEGLIAEGIKTNFVHVNQDTRINVKIKADQETEINGTGPVITKEQVLALENILQQLSQDDTVVFAGSAPSNLGNQIYERLIPLVRQTGAQIVCDFEGQTLLDALDYQPLLVKPNNHELEAIFKVNLNGIADVEKYARQILDKGAQNVIISMAGDGALLVTSDATYFAKPIKGQVRNSVGAGDSMVAGFTGEFAKSANPLEALKWGVACGTATAFSDDLASIDFIKETYEKVEVEKL; via the coding sequence ATGATTTATACGGTAACCCTTAATCCTTCTATTGATTTTATCGTTCGTATTGATACTGTAAAAATCGGCAGTGTCAATCGTATGGATAGTGACGATAAATTTGTTGGAGGCAAAGGGATTAATGTTAGTCGTATTCTTAAGCGTTTAGGACAGGATAATACGGCGACAGGTTTTATTGGCGGTTTTACTGGTAGGTTTGTTGAGGAAGGATTGATTGCTGAAGGAATCAAGACTAACTTTGTCCATGTTAATCAAGATACCAGAATTAATGTCAAAATTAAGGCTGATCAAGAAACTGAAATTAATGGTACAGGCCCTGTCATTACAAAAGAACAAGTTTTAGCTTTAGAGAATATCTTACAGCAACTTTCACAAGACGATACAGTTGTTTTTGCAGGCAGTGCACCGTCCAATTTAGGAAATCAAATTTATGAACGCTTGATTCCGCTGGTGAGACAAACAGGAGCGCAAATTGTTTGCGATTTTGAAGGGCAAACTTTATTGGATGCTCTTGACTATCAACCGCTTTTGGTTAAACCAAATAATCATGAACTTGAAGCTATTTTCAAGGTAAACTTAAACGGTATTGCTGATGTTGAAAAGTATGCCCGCCAAATTCTTGATAAGGGTGCACAAAACGTCATTATTTCAATGGCAGGAGATGGCGCTTTATTAGTAACATCAGATGCGACTTATTTTGCCAAACCGATTAAGGGACAGGTTAGAAATTCTGTCGGTGCTGGTGATTCAATGGTTGCTGGTTTTACTGGTGAATTTGCTAAGTCAGCTAATCCTCTTGAAGCTCTCAAATGGGGAGTGGCTTGCGGTACAGCAACCGCTTTTTCAGATGATTTAGCCAGTATTGATTTTATAAAAGAAACATATGAAAAAGTAGAGGTAGAAAAATTATGA
- the trmD gene encoding tRNA (guanosine(37)-N1)-methyltransferase TrmD, giving the protein MKIDILTLFSEMFAPLEHSIVGKAQTKGLLEINYHNFRENAEKARHVDDEPYGGGQGMLLRAQPIFDTFDKIAAKKPRVILLDPAGQQFNQSYAEDLAQEGELIFICGHYEGYDERIKTLVTDEISLGDFILTGGELAAMTIIDATVRLIPEVIGKEASHQDDSFSSGLLEYPQYTRPYEYRGMQVPDVLLSGHHENIRLWRLEQSLRKTWERRPDLLEYYQFTQEEKQLLEKIKSEGEGTS; this is encoded by the coding sequence ATGAAAATTGATATTTTGACCCTCTTTTCAGAGATGTTTGCTCCTTTGGAACATTCGATTGTTGGTAAGGCACAGACAAAGGGGCTTTTAGAAATTAACTATCACAATTTTCGTGAAAATGCAGAGAAGGCTCGCCATGTAGATGATGAACCTTACGGTGGGGGTCAAGGGATGCTTTTGCGCGCTCAGCCTATTTTTGATACTTTTGATAAAATTGCTGCTAAAAAACCGCGTGTCATACTTTTAGATCCAGCAGGCCAGCAATTTAATCAGTCTTATGCAGAAGATCTGGCTCAAGAAGGTGAACTTATTTTTATCTGCGGTCACTATGAAGGATATGATGAGCGTATTAAAACTTTAGTGACTGATGAGATTTCTTTAGGGGATTTTATTTTAACAGGCGGCGAATTGGCTGCTATGACAATTATTGATGCGACAGTCAGGCTGATTCCAGAAGTTATCGGTAAAGAAGCGAGTCATCAAGATGATAGTTTTTCATCAGGTCTCTTAGAATATCCTCAGTATACACGTCCTTATGAATACAGGGGGATGCAAGTCCCCGATGTTCTCCTGTCTGGCCATCATGAAAATATTCGCTTATGGCGTCTAGAGCAAAGCTTACGTAAGACATGGGAACGTAGGCCTGATCTGCTAGAGTATTATCAGTTTACTCAGGAAGAAAAGCAACTTTTGGAAAAAATAAAGAGTGAAGGCGAGGGAACAAGCTAA